A genome region from Paradevosia shaoguanensis includes the following:
- a CDS encoding DUF1284 domain-containing protein: MTVRLRAHHLLCMLTYVGEGYSRAFTANYDRIVARLSAGEEIELVAGPDDVCAPLLEGAEPHCHQESVVERDRLATLAVSEIVGRRLVEGETIGLSAALVERMRKAFARGTSREACSACEWSELCTRIAGGGYAGVRLEC, encoded by the coding sequence GTGACGGTTCGGCTGCGCGCACATCACCTGCTGTGCATGCTGACCTATGTCGGTGAAGGCTATTCCCGGGCCTTCACCGCCAACTACGACCGTATCGTCGCCCGGCTCTCGGCGGGAGAAGAGATAGAACTCGTCGCCGGGCCGGATGATGTCTGCGCGCCGCTGCTGGAAGGCGCGGAGCCGCATTGCCACCAGGAGAGCGTGGTCGAGCGGGATCGGCTGGCCACGCTTGCGGTGAGCGAGATCGTTGGGCGACGGCTGGTTGAGGGGGAAACGATCGGGTTGTCAGCAGCGCTGGTGGAGCGGATGCGGAAGGCGTTTGCGAGAGGAACAAGCCGGGAGGCGTGCTCGGCTTGCGAGTGGAGCGAGCTTTGTACGCGGATCGCGGGTGGTGGATACGCGGGGGTGCGGTTGGAGTGTTGA
- a CDS encoding biotin transporter BioY, translating to MPSINSSPTRNADLLSLGNRPLAVKAAAVVAGSLFLALASQIEVPIGPVPMTIQTLALTLVGALYGWRLGALTVIAWLGEAMIGLPVLSGGSGGAMHFVGPTAGYLWSFPVMVAMVGWLAERGWSGANFVRSFAAALLGNALALVAGWAYLATIIGAEAALAAGVTPFILGAILKSGLHAALLKGVDTIRAPRS from the coding sequence ATGCCGAGCATCAATTCCTCCCCTACCCGCAATGCGGACCTTCTTTCGCTTGGGAATCGGCCGCTTGCGGTCAAGGCCGCGGCCGTTGTGGCCGGGTCGCTGTTCCTGGCGCTGGCGTCGCAGATCGAGGTGCCGATCGGGCCGGTGCCGATGACGATCCAGACGCTGGCGCTGACGCTGGTCGGGGCGCTGTATGGTTGGCGGCTGGGCGCGCTGACGGTGATTGCCTGGTTGGGCGAGGCCATGATCGGGTTGCCGGTGCTTTCGGGAGGCTCGGGTGGCGCCATGCATTTCGTGGGACCGACGGCTGGGTACCTCTGGTCGTTCCCGGTGATGGTGGCCATGGTTGGCTGGCTGGCCGAGCGCGGCTGGAGCGGCGCGAATTTCGTGCGCAGCTTTGCGGCCGCGCTGCTTGGTAATGCGCTCGCGCTGGTGGCCGGCTGGGCCTACCTGGCGACGATCATCGGCGCCGAGGCGGCGCTGGCTGCCGGTGTGACGCCGTTCATCCTGGGCGCCATCCTCAAGTCAGGCCTGCATGCGGCGCTCCTCAAGGGCGTCGACACCATCCGGGCGCCGCGCTCGTGA
- a CDS encoding uridine kinase family protein, with translation MLRFDEVAPVLRDRFERAQLIAIDGMPVSGKTTLAMRLADAFDFDILHFDDFVLPRRLRSRHMGPAYPFPYFRIDAFRQAVTDLQRDGQCTYQPFDWKTGRLSRQMRTLVRRGPVIVEGCSTLDPLLAPHYDLRLFVESDRASALAARTLRDGNSDVINWRELYLPSADLYLATNPRARADYVVAGRGIE, from the coding sequence TTGCTGCGCTTCGATGAAGTCGCCCCTGTCCTGCGCGACCGCTTCGAACGCGCGCAACTGATTGCCATCGACGGCATGCCGGTTTCGGGCAAGACGACACTCGCCATGCGCCTCGCCGATGCCTTCGACTTCGACATCCTGCATTTCGACGATTTCGTGCTGCCCCGGCGCCTGCGCAGCAGGCATATGGGGCCGGCCTACCCCTTCCCCTATTTCCGCATCGACGCCTTCCGCCAGGCGGTGACCGACCTCCAGCGCGACGGCCAATGCACCTACCAGCCCTTCGACTGGAAAACCGGACGCCTCAGCCGGCAGATGCGCACGCTCGTGCGGCGCGGCCCGGTGATCGTGGAAGGCTGCTCGACACTCGACCCGTTGCTGGCGCCGCACTACGACCTGCGCCTGTTCGTGGAGAGCGACCGCGCCAGCGCATTGGCGGCGCGAACGCTGCGCGACGGCAATTCCGACGTGATCAACTGGCGCGAACTCTACCTGCCCAGCGCTGATCTCTACCTCGCCACCAACCCGCGGGCGCGGGCCGATTATGTCGTGGCGGGGCGAGGGATCGAGTAG
- a CDS encoding GntR family transcriptional regulator yields MSGERDNTIAGQITRALAERIVAGDIEPGARLRQDHIAQEFGASHVPVREAFRRLEAQGLAISEPRRGVRVASFDLSSVREVAEMRAALESLALRHAAPRLTPTILDAAEQATLAGDRSRDVRSWEEANRTFHRTIVTPCNMPRLLAAIDDLHAMSARFLFATWRSDWETRTDHDHRAILAALRAGQIDNAVSILARHVQWIGQRPVRLASGATREAFSIQG; encoded by the coding sequence ATGAGTGGTGAACGCGACAACACAATAGCCGGGCAGATCACCCGGGCCCTTGCCGAACGCATCGTGGCCGGCGACATCGAGCCCGGTGCCCGGCTGCGCCAGGATCACATCGCTCAGGAATTCGGCGCCAGCCACGTTCCGGTTCGCGAGGCTTTCCGGCGGCTCGAGGCACAGGGGCTGGCGATCAGCGAACCGCGCCGCGGCGTCCGGGTTGCCTCCTTCGATCTATCGAGCGTGCGTGAGGTGGCGGAGATGCGTGCCGCGCTGGAGAGCCTGGCCCTGCGCCATGCCGCCCCGCGCCTCACCCCGACCATCCTCGACGCTGCCGAACAGGCGACGCTTGCCGGCGACCGCTCCCGCGACGTCCGCTCCTGGGAGGAGGCCAACCGCACCTTCCACCGCACCATCGTCACGCCCTGCAACATGCCGCGGCTGCTCGCGGCCATCGATGATCTGCACGCCATGAGCGCCCGCTTTCTCTTCGCCACCTGGCGCTCGGATTGGGAAACGCGCACCGACCATGATCACCGCGCGATCCTGGCGGCGCTGCGCGCCGGGCAGATCGACAATGCGGTCTCGATTCTAGCGCGGCACGTGCAGTGGATCGGCCAGCGCCCGGTGCGACTGGCTTCCGGTGCCACGCGCGAAGCGTTTTCGATCCAGGGCTAG
- a CDS encoding YdeI/OmpD-associated family protein: MSIETTSPATDRLARPLQPMPDFVRLALEERGLVERYAERPAYQRNDYLMWINKAAREETQLKRLNQMLDELEAGGVYMRMKWSGGR, from the coding sequence ATGTCCATTGAGACCACCTCGCCCGCCACCGACCGGCTCGCGCGCCCGCTCCAGCCCATGCCCGATTTCGTGCGGCTGGCACTGGAGGAGCGAGGGCTGGTCGAACGCTATGCCGAGCGGCCGGCCTACCAGCGCAACGACTACCTCATGTGGATCAACAAGGCGGCCCGCGAAGAGACGCAACTCAAGCGGCTCAACCAGATGCTCGACGAGCTGGAAGCCGGTGGGGTCTACATGCGCATGAAATGGAGCGGTGGACGCTGA